A single window of Mycobacterium sp. ITM-2016-00318 DNA harbors:
- a CDS encoding ABC transporter permease has product MTATAVAPHAGRHESPPPASPFTGVGKLIRLALRRDRVRLSVWIASLTLMMVYAPNAIKLAYPEEAQRAARVNLLKTPAGMILGGPMFGVKETDLGVMMANELMLTLIIAASIMSILTVIRHTRAEEESGAAELMLSSVVSRHARTYAALILVGAVNAVLAVTMTAAMAATGFGVVDTAAMCLGVTAVSMVFGAVAAVTAQLWRQARAATGAAMGLLALAALVRGVGDVIDNSGSALSWFSPIAWAQQMRAFVDVRWWPLALLVVLAVGLIALAAALERSRQYDDGVLPSSGEHPNARPIGGVLGLHLTLQRGQTIGWAVGFFLSGLAFGSMTKSLLDAAADNELLQRVLAQQGTDGVYTTLTQFLAAAATAYVVSAVLRVRADEESGLGEVLLAGAVSRWRWLVSAVIAAILGSTVLMVSAGLGMGLGAGLTIGEPQTIWRLTLAGLAFVPAMAAMAAVAALAVALRSAWIGWLAVSFVIISLYLGALLRLPQWLLDVSPVGQTGAPTEYSAVALIAIAITAMALTLAAGTIYRRRDAV; this is encoded by the coding sequence ATGACGGCGACCGCCGTCGCGCCGCACGCCGGCCGACACGAGTCACCGCCTCCGGCTTCCCCCTTCACCGGCGTCGGCAAATTGATCAGGCTCGCGCTACGCCGCGACCGCGTCCGGCTCAGCGTCTGGATCGCCTCGTTGACGCTGATGATGGTGTACGCACCGAATGCCATCAAGCTGGCTTACCCCGAGGAAGCGCAGCGCGCGGCGCGCGTGAACCTTCTCAAGACACCGGCCGGAATGATCCTCGGCGGCCCTATGTTCGGCGTCAAGGAGACCGACCTCGGCGTGATGATGGCCAACGAGCTCATGCTGACACTCATCATCGCCGCATCGATCATGTCGATTCTCACGGTCATTCGGCACACCCGTGCCGAGGAGGAAAGCGGCGCAGCAGAATTGATGCTGTCATCGGTTGTGAGCCGCCACGCCAGGACCTACGCGGCGCTGATCCTCGTCGGCGCCGTCAACGCGGTGCTGGCGGTGACCATGACGGCGGCGATGGCCGCAACCGGCTTCGGCGTCGTCGACACCGCCGCGATGTGCCTCGGTGTCACGGCGGTGTCGATGGTCTTCGGTGCCGTCGCGGCGGTCACCGCTCAACTCTGGCGGCAGGCCCGCGCCGCCACCGGAGCGGCAATGGGACTGCTCGCGCTGGCCGCACTGGTGCGCGGCGTCGGCGACGTCATCGACAACTCCGGCAGCGCGCTGTCCTGGTTCTCCCCCATCGCCTGGGCGCAGCAGATGCGCGCGTTCGTCGACGTGCGGTGGTGGCCGCTGGCGTTGCTCGTCGTGCTCGCCGTCGGCCTCATCGCACTGGCCGCGGCGCTGGAGAGGAGCAGGCAGTACGACGACGGTGTGCTGCCGTCCTCCGGCGAGCATCCGAACGCGCGGCCGATCGGAGGCGTGCTCGGCCTGCATCTGACGCTGCAGCGGGGCCAGACGATCGGTTGGGCAGTCGGGTTTTTCTTGTCCGGCCTGGCTTTCGGGTCGATGACGAAGTCGCTGCTGGACGCGGCAGCTGACAACGAACTGCTGCAGCGGGTGCTCGCGCAGCAGGGCACCGACGGCGTTTACACCACCCTGACGCAGTTCCTTGCCGCCGCAGCCACCGCCTATGTCGTGTCCGCGGTATTGCGGGTGCGGGCCGACGAGGAGTCCGGCCTCGGCGAGGTCCTGCTCGCCGGCGCGGTGTCGCGGTGGCGGTGGCTGGTCAGCGCCGTCATCGCGGCGATCCTCGGATCCACCGTGCTGATGGTGTCGGCCGGTCTGGGAATGGGTCTCGGAGCGGGCCTCACGATCGGCGAACCGCAGACGATCTGGCGACTCACGCTCGCCGGCCTGGCCTTCGTCCCCGCGATGGCGGCGATGGCCGCGGTTGCGGCCCTCGCCGTTGCGCTGCGATCCGCTTGGATCGGTTGGCTGGCAGTCAGTTTCGTGATCATCTCGCTCTACCTCGGCGCGTTGCTGCGACTCCCGCAGTGGCTGCTCGACGTATCGCCGGTGGGCCAGACCGGGGCGCCGACCGAATATTCCGCCGTCGCGCTCATCGCCATCGCGATCACGGCCATGGCCCTGACCCTTGCCGCGGGCACGATTTACCGACGCCGCGACGCCGTCTGA
- a CDS encoding isoprenylcysteine carboxylmethyltransferase family protein, whose amino-acid sequence MKLTLQMMWYTAFSILFFAVLLFWPAGTFDYWQAWVFIAVFLVGAMVPMVYLAVKYPDAFRRRTHSGPFAETRMAQRLINIGIIATAVAAAVLSALDHRFGWSSVPTAVVVIGNVLVLAGLAVAELVVIQNNYAAATITVEADQPAVSTGLYGVVRHPMYVGALIMIAGMPLALASYWGLLTIIPGVFVFAARITDEEKALRQDLDGYDAYTQKMHYRLGPGLW is encoded by the coding sequence GTGAAGCTCACTCTTCAGATGATGTGGTACACCGCCTTCAGCATCCTCTTCTTCGCTGTGCTGTTGTTCTGGCCCGCAGGGACATTCGATTACTGGCAGGCATGGGTCTTCATCGCCGTGTTCCTCGTCGGGGCCATGGTGCCGATGGTCTACCTTGCGGTGAAGTACCCCGACGCGTTTCGGCGGCGCACCCACTCCGGGCCCTTCGCGGAGACGCGGATGGCGCAGAGACTCATCAATATCGGCATCATCGCGACGGCCGTCGCCGCGGCAGTGCTCAGCGCGCTCGACCACCGGTTCGGCTGGTCGAGCGTGCCGACGGCGGTTGTCGTCATCGGCAACGTGCTCGTCCTCGCCGGACTCGCGGTGGCCGAACTCGTCGTCATCCAGAACAACTATGCGGCGGCGACGATCACCGTTGAAGCGGATCAGCCCGCCGTGTCCACCGGACTGTACGGCGTCGTCCGCCACCCGATGTACGTCGGCGCGCTGATCATGATCGCGGGCATGCCGCTCGCATTGGCGTCGTACTGGGGCTTGCTGACGATCATCCCTGGCGTGTTCGTCTTCGCCGCCCGAATCACCGACGAGGAGAAGGCGTTACGCCAGGACCTCGACGGTTATGACGCCTACACCCAGAAGATGCACTACCGATTGGGGCCCGGGCTGTGGTGA
- a CDS encoding isoprenylcysteine carboxylmethyltransferase family protein, with protein MKTVVRATITSVVGAALFGLLVFPPAGTVAYWRGWAFIAVFAGATLIPSAYLAVKNPDALRRRMQAGPGAETRPLQKVIIAFAFLSMGAMIVVSALDFRLGWSRVPDAVSVLGLVLVGAGLTIAMLVTIQNGYAAANVKVESGQQLSSTGWYGFVRHPMYFGNVVLMVGIPLALGSYWGLLIVVTGVAVLAFRITDEESLLTQQLAGYREYMQKVHYRLVPYVW; from the coding sequence ATGAAAACCGTTGTCCGAGCGACGATCACATCTGTTGTCGGCGCCGCCCTGTTCGGCCTGCTCGTGTTCCCACCCGCCGGCACGGTCGCGTACTGGCGGGGCTGGGCGTTCATCGCGGTATTCGCCGGCGCGACGTTGATTCCCAGCGCGTACCTGGCGGTGAAGAATCCCGACGCCCTGCGGCGACGCATGCAGGCAGGTCCAGGCGCGGAGACGCGACCGCTGCAGAAGGTCATCATCGCCTTCGCGTTCCTGTCGATGGGCGCCATGATCGTCGTCAGCGCGCTGGACTTCCGCCTCGGTTGGTCGAGGGTGCCGGACGCGGTGTCGGTTCTCGGGCTCGTCCTCGTCGGCGCGGGGCTCACCATCGCCATGCTGGTGACGATTCAAAATGGTTATGCCGCAGCCAATGTCAAGGTCGAGTCAGGCCAGCAGCTGTCGTCGACGGGTTGGTACGGTTTCGTCCGGCACCCGATGTATTTCGGCAACGTCGTCCTGATGGTAGGCATCCCGCTCGCCCTCGGTTCATACTGGGGTCTGCTGATCGTCGTCACCGGCGTTGCGGTGCTGGCGTTTCGCATCACCGACGAGGAGTCGCTGCTGACGCAGCAGTTGGCCGGCTATCGCGAGTACATGCAGAAGGTGCACTACCGGTTGGTGCCCTACGTGTGGTGA
- the glgC gene encoding glucose-1-phosphate adenylyltransferase produces the protein MRELPHVLGIVLAGGEGKRLYPLTADRAKPAVPFGGAYRLIDFVLSNLVNARYLRICVLTQYKSHSLDRHISQNWRLSGLAGEYITPVPAQQRLGPRWYTGSADAIYQSLNLIYDEDPDYIVVFGADHVYRMDPEQMVQFHIESGAGATVAGIRVPRAEATAFGCIDADESGRIREFVEKPPDPPGTPDDPEQTFASMGNYIFTTKVLIDAIRADADDDDSDHDMGGDIIPRLVGDGMASVYDFNGNEVPGATERDHGYWRDVGTLDAFYDAHMDLVSVHPVFNLYNKRWPIRGESENLAPAKFVNGGSAQESVVGAGSIISAASVRNSVLSSNVVVDDGAIVEGSVLMPGVRVGRGAVVRHAILDKNVVVGPGEMVGVDLEKDRERFAISAGGVVAVGKGVWI, from the coding sequence GGTGCGTACCGGCTCATCGATTTCGTCCTGTCAAATCTCGTCAACGCCCGATACCTGCGCATCTGCGTTCTGACGCAATACAAGTCGCACTCGCTGGACCGCCATATCTCACAGAATTGGCGGCTGTCGGGCCTCGCTGGCGAATACATCACCCCGGTTCCAGCGCAGCAGCGGCTCGGTCCGCGGTGGTACACCGGCTCGGCAGACGCGATATACCAGTCGCTGAACCTCATCTACGACGAGGACCCCGACTACATCGTCGTGTTCGGTGCCGACCACGTGTACCGGATGGACCCGGAGCAGATGGTGCAGTTCCACATCGAGAGCGGGGCGGGTGCGACGGTCGCGGGCATCCGGGTGCCGCGGGCCGAAGCCACCGCGTTCGGCTGCATCGACGCCGACGAGTCCGGCCGCATCCGCGAGTTCGTCGAAAAGCCGCCGGACCCGCCCGGCACCCCCGACGATCCCGAGCAGACATTCGCGTCGATGGGCAACTACATCTTCACCACCAAGGTGCTCATCGACGCGATCCGCGCCGACGCCGACGACGACGACTCCGACCACGACATGGGCGGCGACATCATCCCGCGGCTGGTGGGCGACGGGATGGCCTCGGTGTACGACTTCAACGGCAACGAGGTACCCGGGGCCACCGAGCGCGATCACGGCTATTGGCGTGACGTCGGGACGCTGGACGCGTTCTACGACGCCCACATGGACCTGGTGTCGGTGCACCCGGTGTTCAACCTCTACAACAAGCGTTGGCCGATCAGGGGCGAGTCGGAGAACCTGGCACCCGCCAAGTTCGTCAACGGCGGCTCCGCGCAGGAGTCCGTTGTCGGCGCGGGCAGCATCATCTCCGCGGCCTCCGTGCGCAATTCGGTGTTGTCGTCCAACGTCGTCGTCGACGACGGAGCGATCGTGGAGGGCAGCGTGCTGATGCCCGGTGTCCGGGTGGGCCGCGGTGCGGTGGTGCGCCATGCGATCCTCGACAAGAACGTCGTGGTCGGGCCCGGTGAGATGGTGGGTGTCGACCTGGAGAAGGACCGGGAGCGCTTCGCGATCAGCGCGGGCGGCGTGGTGGCCGTCGGTAAGGGTGTGTGGATCTAA